In the genome of Mycobacterium kansasii ATCC 12478, one region contains:
- a CDS encoding anthranilate synthase component I has protein sequence MHANLATTTTREDFRVLAAEHRVVPVTRKVLADSETPLSAYRKLAANRPGTFLLESAENGRSWSRWSFIGAGAPTALTVRGGEAVWLGTVPKDAPTGGDPLAALQATLDLLATAAPSQSEPGFPPLSGGMVGFFAYDMVRRLERLPELAVDDLQLPDMLLMLATDVAAVDHHEGTITLIANAVNWNGTDERVDWAYDDAVARLDVMTAALGQPLPSTVATFSTPEPRYRAQRTVEEYGAIVEHLVEQIAAGEAFQVVPSQRFEMDTDVDPIDVYRILRVTNPSPYMYLLQIPNSAGAIDFSIVGSSPEALVTVHEGRATTHPIAGTRWRGNTDEEDQLLEKELLADDKERAEHLMLVDLGRNDLGRVCTPGTVRVEDYSHIERYSHVMHLVSTVTGLLDHGHTALDAVTACFPAGTLSGAPKVRAMELIEEVEKTRRGLYGGVVGYLDFAGNADFAIAIRTALMRNGTAYVQAGGGVVADSNGPYEYNEARNKARAVLNAIAAAETLASPDCGPASTRGVERPDPGPIKVCGGD, from the coding sequence GTGCACGCCAACCTTGCAACCACGACCACGCGGGAGGATTTCCGCGTGCTGGCGGCAGAGCACCGGGTGGTTCCGGTGACCCGCAAGGTCTTGGCCGACAGCGAAACTCCGCTGTCGGCGTACCGCAAACTCGCCGCCAACCGGCCAGGGACGTTCCTGCTCGAGTCGGCCGAGAACGGCCGGTCATGGTCGCGATGGTCCTTCATCGGCGCCGGAGCGCCGACGGCATTGACGGTGCGCGGCGGCGAAGCGGTGTGGCTGGGCACCGTCCCGAAGGATGCCCCAACCGGAGGCGACCCGCTGGCCGCGCTACAGGCGACCCTCGACCTTCTTGCCACAGCGGCCCCGAGCCAGTCCGAGCCCGGGTTTCCGCCACTGTCGGGCGGTATGGTCGGCTTTTTCGCCTACGACATGGTGCGGCGCCTCGAGCGGTTGCCCGAACTCGCCGTCGACGATCTGCAGCTGCCGGACATGTTGCTGATGCTGGCCACCGATGTGGCGGCGGTCGACCACCACGAGGGCACCATCACGCTGATCGCCAACGCGGTGAATTGGAACGGCACCGACGAGCGGGTCGACTGGGCCTACGACGACGCGGTCGCGCGCCTGGACGTGATGACCGCGGCATTGGGTCAACCACTACCGTCGACGGTCGCCACCTTCAGTACGCCCGAGCCGCGATACCGTGCCCAGCGCACCGTCGAAGAGTACGGCGCGATCGTCGAGCATCTGGTGGAACAAATCGCTGCCGGCGAGGCCTTCCAGGTGGTGCCCTCGCAGCGCTTCGAGATGGACACCGACGTCGATCCGATCGATGTCTACCGAATCCTGCGGGTGACCAACCCGAGCCCCTACATGTATCTGCTTCAGATACCGAATAGTGCTGGCGCAATCGACTTTTCGATTGTCGGATCCAGTCCCGAGGCGCTGGTCACCGTCCATGAGGGCCGAGCGACGACCCACCCCATCGCCGGGACGAGGTGGCGCGGAAACACCGACGAAGAGGATCAGTTACTGGAAAAGGAGTTGCTGGCCGACGACAAAGAACGGGCCGAGCACCTGATGTTGGTCGATTTGGGCCGCAACGACCTCGGTCGAGTCTGTACGCCGGGCACCGTTCGGGTCGAGGATTACAGCCACATCGAACGCTATAGCCACGTCATGCACCTGGTGTCGACGGTGACCGGTCTGCTAGACCACGGTCATACCGCCCTGGACGCGGTGACCGCCTGCTTCCCGGCCGGCACGCTTTCGGGTGCGCCCAAGGTGCGGGCCATGGAGTTGATCGAAGAGGTGGAGAAGACTCGCCGCGGTCTCTACGGCGGCGTGGTGGGTTACCTCGACTTCGCCGGCAACGCTGACTTCGCGATCGCCATCCGCACCGCGCTGATGCGGAACGGCACCGCCTACGTCCAGGCCGGTGGCGGCGTGGTGGCCGACTCCAATGGACCCTACGAATACAACGAGGCCCGAAACAAAGCGCGGGCGGTGCTCAATGCGATTGCCGCCGCCGAGACGCTGGCCAGTCCGGACTGCGGCCCGGCGTCGACCCGGGGCGTGGAGCGGCCCGATCCAGGCCCGATCAAGGTATGCGGCGGTGACTGA
- a CDS encoding TIGR02234 family membrane protein: protein MIGMAQLLLVIAAGALWAASRLPWVGIRSFDGLGPPRQVILTGATWSTALLPVAMLLLAAAVAALAVRGWPLRVLAALLAATSFAVGYLGISLWVIPDVAARGAELAHVPLTALVGSGRYYWGAAVAVGAAVCILMAAAVLLRSASIAGSAHPGPTKYAGPAARQATARRDDDGPMSERMIWDALDHGVDPTDRPQGSDTEGR, encoded by the coding sequence ATGATCGGGATGGCCCAGTTATTGCTGGTGATTGCCGCCGGGGCGCTGTGGGCGGCGTCGCGGCTGCCGTGGGTTGGCATTCGCTCGTTCGACGGGCTGGGGCCGCCCCGGCAGGTGATATTGACCGGTGCGACCTGGTCGACTGCGTTGCTGCCGGTAGCGATGTTGCTGTTGGCCGCGGCGGTGGCGGCACTCGCAGTGCGCGGTTGGCCGCTGCGGGTGCTGGCCGCTCTGCTGGCGGCAACGAGCTTTGCGGTCGGCTATCTCGGCATCAGTCTGTGGGTGATTCCCGACGTCGCGGCCCGTGGCGCCGAGCTCGCGCATGTCCCGCTGACGGCCCTGGTTGGCAGCGGACGTTACTACTGGGGTGCTGCGGTGGCGGTGGGCGCTGCGGTGTGCATCCTGATGGCCGCCGCGGTGCTGCTGCGCTCGGCCTCGATTGCCGGGTCGGCTCATCCGGGCCCCACAAAGTACGCCGGACCTGCGGCGCGCCAGGCTACGGCGCGCCGCGACGACGACGGACCCATGTCGGAACGAATGATTTGGGATGCCCTTGACCACGGTGTCGACCCGACCGACCGACCGCAGGGGTCTGACACCGAGGGTCGGTGA
- the trpC gene encoding indole-3-glycerol phosphate synthase TrpC: MSPATVLDSILEGVRADVAAREARISLPEIKAAAAAAPPPLDVMAALRAPGIGVIAEVKRASPSAGSLATIADPAKLARAYEDGGARIISVLTEERRFHGSLDDLDAVRAAVSIPVLRKDFVVQPYQIHEARAHGADMLLLIVAALDQSALVSMLDRTESLGMTALVEVHTEQEADRALKAGAKVIGVNARDLTTLEVDRDCFARIAPGLPSNVIRIAESGVRGTGDLLAYAGAGADAVLVGEGLVKSGDPRAAVADLVTAGTHPSCPKPAR, from the coding sequence ATGAGTCCGGCAACCGTGCTTGACTCCATCCTCGAGGGAGTCCGGGCCGACGTAGCCGCGCGCGAAGCACGTATCAGCCTGCCGGAGATCAAGGCTGCCGCGGCCGCGGCGCCACCGCCGCTTGACGTGATGGCCGCGCTGCGCGCCCCGGGTATCGGGGTGATCGCCGAGGTCAAGCGCGCCAGCCCGTCGGCGGGCTCGCTGGCGACCATCGCCGATCCGGCGAAACTGGCTCGGGCCTACGAAGACGGCGGCGCCCGCATCATCAGCGTGTTGACCGAGGAGCGGCGGTTCCACGGTTCCCTCGATGATCTCGACGCGGTACGTGCGGCTGTCTCGATTCCGGTGTTGCGCAAAGACTTTGTCGTGCAGCCCTATCAGATTCACGAGGCGCGTGCGCACGGCGCCGACATGCTGTTGCTCATCGTTGCCGCACTCGACCAGTCGGCGTTGGTATCGATGCTGGACCGCACCGAATCACTCGGTATGACCGCGCTCGTCGAAGTGCACACCGAGCAGGAAGCCGACCGGGCGCTGAAGGCCGGCGCCAAGGTCATCGGCGTCAACGCCCGCGATCTCACGACCCTGGAGGTTGATCGGGACTGCTTCGCGCGAATCGCTCCCGGGCTGCCCAGCAACGTGATCAGGATCGCCGAATCGGGGGTCCGCGGCACCGGTGACCTGCTGGCGTACGCCGGCGCGGGCGCTGATGCGGTGCTGGTCGGTGAAGGTCTGGTGAAAAGCGGAGACCCTCGTGCGGCGGTCGCCGATCTGGTCACCGCGGGCACCCACCCGTCCTGCCCGAAGCCGGCTCGTTAG
- the trpB gene encoding tryptophan synthase subunit beta produces the protein MADLSRPDLPRTSAAIAERTSHDPDSGGHFGGPGGYGGRYVPEALMAVIEEVTVAYEKERVNQDFLDTLDTLQANYAGRPSPLYEATRLSEHAGSARLFLKREDLNHTGSHKINNVLGQALLARRMGKTRVIAETGAGQHGVATATACALLGLECVIYMGAVDTARQALNVARMRLLGAQVVSVQTGSQTLKDAINEAFRDWVSNADSTYYCFGTAAGPHPFPTMVRDFQRIIGMEARVQIQDQAGRLPDAVVACVGGGSNAIGIFHAFLDDPGVRLVGYEAAGDGVETGRHAATFTGGSPGAFQGSYSYLLQDEDGQTIESHSISAGLDYPGVGPEHAWLKETGRVSYQPITDSEAMEAFGLLCRTEGIIPAIESAHAVAGALQLGAELGRGAVIVVNLSGRGDKDVETAARWFGLLSPGADADRSV, from the coding sequence ATGGCAGATCTATCTCGCCCGGACCTTCCGCGCACGAGTGCTGCCATTGCCGAACGGACCAGCCACGATCCTGATTCCGGCGGTCATTTCGGGGGCCCCGGTGGGTATGGTGGCCGCTATGTTCCCGAGGCGCTGATGGCGGTGATCGAGGAGGTCACCGTCGCCTACGAGAAGGAACGCGTCAACCAGGACTTCCTGGACACCCTGGACACGTTGCAAGCCAACTATGCCGGCCGTCCGTCGCCGCTGTACGAAGCAACCCGACTCAGCGAACATGCCGGGTCAGCACGACTGTTCTTGAAGCGAGAAGACCTGAACCACACGGGTTCTCACAAGATCAACAACGTCCTCGGCCAGGCGTTGCTGGCCCGCCGGATGGGTAAGACCCGGGTGATCGCCGAGACGGGCGCCGGGCAGCATGGGGTGGCCACCGCCACCGCATGTGCGCTGCTGGGCCTGGAGTGCGTCATCTACATGGGTGCCGTCGACACCGCGCGCCAGGCCCTCAACGTGGCCCGGATGCGACTGCTCGGGGCGCAGGTAGTTTCCGTGCAGACCGGTTCCCAGACGCTCAAGGACGCCATCAACGAGGCGTTCCGGGATTGGGTCAGCAACGCCGACAGCACGTACTACTGCTTCGGCACGGCCGCCGGGCCGCATCCCTTCCCCACCATGGTGCGCGACTTTCAGCGGATCATCGGTATGGAGGCGCGCGTCCAGATCCAGGACCAGGCGGGCAGGTTGCCGGATGCGGTGGTGGCGTGCGTGGGCGGCGGGTCCAATGCGATCGGTATCTTTCACGCATTCCTCGACGATCCCGGGGTGCGATTGGTCGGATACGAGGCGGCCGGTGACGGTGTCGAGACCGGTCGGCACGCGGCAACATTCACCGGAGGTTCGCCCGGAGCCTTTCAGGGCTCCTACTCCTACCTGTTGCAGGACGAAGACGGCCAAACCATCGAATCGCATTCGATCTCAGCAGGTCTGGACTATCCCGGCGTCGGCCCCGAACATGCATGGCTCAAGGAGACCGGACGCGTCAGCTACCAACCGATCACCGATTCCGAGGCGATGGAGGCGTTCGGTCTGCTGTGCCGGACGGAAGGCATCATTCCTGCCATCGAATCCGCGCACGCGGTGGCCGGTGCGCTCCAGCTGGGGGCTGAATTGGGAAGGGGCGCAGTCATTGTGGTGAATCTGTCGGGGCGTGGCGACAAGGACGTCGAGACAGCCGCCAGATGGTTCGGCCTGCTGTCACCCGGCGCCGACGCGGACAGGTCCGTTTGA
- the trpA gene encoding tryptophan synthase subunit alpha — translation MTVEQCETSKLGPLFESCRAAGRAALIGYLPTGYPDVRTSVEAMTALVESGCDIVEVGVPYSDPGMDGPTIQRATEAALRGGVRVRDTLAAVEAISRAGGNAVVMTYWNPVLRYGVDAFARDLAAAGGRGLITPDLIPDEAQPWFAASDEHRLDRIFLVAPSSTPERLAITVKASRGFVYAASTMGVTGARDVVSQAAPKLVGRVKAVSDIPVGVGLGVRSREQAAQIAGYADGVIVGSALVSALGAGLPRLRALTEELAAGVRERAAS, via the coding sequence ATGACTGTCGAGCAGTGTGAAACGAGCAAGCTGGGGCCGCTTTTCGAGTCGTGCCGGGCGGCTGGTCGTGCGGCGTTGATCGGCTATCTGCCCACCGGCTATCCCGACGTGCGCACGTCGGTGGAAGCCATGACTGCGCTGGTCGAATCTGGTTGTGACATAGTCGAAGTCGGCGTCCCGTATTCGGACCCGGGTATGGACGGACCCACCATCCAGCGGGCTACCGAGGCGGCTTTGCGTGGGGGAGTGCGGGTCCGGGATACGTTGGCCGCGGTAGAGGCGATCAGCCGGGCCGGTGGCAATGCCGTGGTGATGACGTACTGGAACCCGGTGCTGCGCTACGGAGTCGATGCGTTCGCCCGGGACCTGGCCGCGGCCGGCGGGCGGGGCCTCATCACTCCCGACCTGATTCCCGACGAGGCGCAGCCCTGGTTCGCCGCATCCGACGAACATCGACTGGACCGCATCTTTCTGGTGGCGCCGTCATCGACGCCCGAACGATTGGCAATCACGGTCAAGGCGTCGCGTGGGTTCGTCTATGCGGCGTCGACGATGGGGGTGACCGGGGCGCGCGATGTGGTTTCACAGGCCGCGCCCAAGCTGGTGGGGAGGGTGAAGGCAGTGTCGGACATACCGGTCGGGGTCGGGTTGGGGGTGCGGTCACGAGAACAGGCCGCGCAGATCGCAGGTTACGCCGACGGTGTCATTGTCGGCTCGGCCTTGGTGTCGGCACTGGGTGCCGGCTTGCCGAGGCTGCGTGCACTGACGGAGGAACTTGCCGCCGGGGTACGGGAAAGGGCGGCCTCATGA
- a CDS encoding prolipoprotein diacylglyceryl transferase, producing the protein MTTTLLAYIPSPPRGVWHLGPLPIRAYALFIITGIIVALLIGDRRFVARGGERGVIYDIALWMVPFGLIGGRLYHLATDWRTYFGHGGAGFAAALRIWDGGLGIWGAIALGAVGAWIACRRRGIPLPAFLDAAAPAVVLAQAIGRLGNYFNQELYGRETTVPWGLEIFYRRDPAGFVDVHSLDGVSTGQLAVVVHPTFLYELLWNVLVFAMLIYLDRRFTIGHGRLFGLYVALYCVGRFGVELMRDDTATHIAGIRINLFTSTFVFIGAVVYVILAPKGREDPATVRGTAVVGEEAAESEEPAEPEAEVVAVASGSAAVTAVAGAAGAEDDEPTESAETQRAGELAEPHTLKAPAAASEDGATEAREAETEEPETGPETGPETGPETGPETGPETGEVAAEVAPQAEDAEAEPAEAEEAEVAEAEPAEAEEAEVAEAEPAEAEDAEVAEVESEPAPEEPEVDEARAEESEVVVDESEAESAADEAEAAQAEGESDIGEPELAVPAVTETEAEESEVEEPEAASADAADEAEPAEAEAPEAKVGEAEAPEVEAADAQTPEVEPSEVESEKAESQAADTEAADAADTEAADTEAEEAEAQEPAAQAQASEPDAEDTTAPKAAEEDTSGGADDQDADRDDHQDGDQAPPVPSAQTSDSTGSTRQGWRARLRNRRQRSGR; encoded by the coding sequence ATGACTACGACGTTGCTCGCATACATCCCCAGCCCGCCGCGCGGCGTCTGGCATCTCGGGCCGCTGCCCATCCGCGCTTACGCGCTGTTCATCATTACCGGCATCATCGTGGCCTTACTGATCGGCGACCGACGCTTTGTGGCCCGCGGCGGTGAGCGGGGCGTGATCTACGACATCGCGCTGTGGATGGTGCCTTTCGGCTTGATCGGCGGCAGGCTCTACCACCTGGCCACCGATTGGCGGACATATTTCGGCCACGGTGGCGCCGGGTTTGCCGCGGCACTGCGAATCTGGGATGGCGGCTTGGGCATCTGGGGGGCGATCGCCCTCGGCGCCGTCGGGGCGTGGATCGCCTGTCGGCGCCGCGGAATTCCGCTGCCGGCTTTCCTGGACGCGGCTGCTCCCGCAGTCGTGTTGGCGCAGGCTATCGGCCGGCTCGGAAATTACTTCAATCAAGAGCTTTACGGCCGCGAGACCACAGTGCCGTGGGGACTGGAGATCTTCTACCGGCGCGATCCCGCCGGATTCGTCGACGTTCATTCCCTCGACGGTGTCTCGACCGGGCAGCTCGCGGTCGTCGTGCACCCCACGTTCCTCTACGAATTGCTTTGGAACGTACTGGTATTCGCGATGCTGATCTATCTGGATCGGCGTTTCACGATCGGGCATGGGCGACTGTTCGGGCTTTACGTCGCGCTTTATTGCGTCGGGCGATTCGGAGTCGAGCTGATGCGTGACGATACCGCCACACACATCGCCGGAATCCGGATCAATCTGTTCACATCGACTTTCGTGTTCATCGGCGCCGTGGTGTATGTGATCTTGGCGCCGAAGGGCCGCGAGGATCCGGCCACGGTGCGTGGCACCGCCGTGGTCGGCGAGGAAGCGGCCGAGTCTGAGGAACCGGCCGAGCCTGAGGCCGAGGTCGTGGCTGTGGCTTCGGGCTCGGCGGCTGTCACCGCAGTCGCTGGGGCTGCCGGCGCCGAAGACGACGAACCGACTGAGTCGGCGGAAACACAGCGAGCTGGCGAACTCGCCGAGCCGCACACCCTGAAGGCCCCGGCCGCGGCGTCCGAGGACGGCGCAACCGAGGCTCGAGAAGCGGAGACCGAGGAGCCGGAAACCGGTCCGGAAACCGGTCCGGAAACCGGTCCGGAAACCGGTCCGGAAACCGGTCCGGAAACCGGTGAGGTAGCGGCCGAGGTGGCCCCCCAGGCCGAAGATGCCGAGGCTGAGCCGGCAGAGGCTGAAGAAGCCGAAGTGGCCGAGGCTGAGCCGGCAGAGGCTGAAGAAGCCGAAGTGGCCGAGGCTGAGCCGGCTGAGGCCGAAGACGCCGAAGTGGCCGAGGTCGAGTCGGAGCCTGCGCCCGAGGAGCCTGAGGTCGACGAAGCTCGAGCCGAAGAATCGGAGGTCGTTGTCGACGAGTCTGAGGCCGAGTCGGCAGCCGACGAGGCTGAGGCCGCACAGGCTGAAGGCGAATCGGACATCGGGGAGCCAGAGCTTGCTGTGCCAGCCGTGACCGAAACCGAGGCGGAAGAGTCCGAAGTCGAAGAGCCTGAAGCAGCTTCCGCCGACGCCGCTGACGAAGCTGAGCCGGCGGAGGCTGAAGCTCCCGAGGCTAAGGTCGGCGAGGCTGAAGCTCCGGAGGTTGAAGCCGCGGATGCGCAGACCCCGGAGGTTGAACCCTCGGAGGTTGAATCCGAAAAGGCCGAGTCGCAGGCCGCAGACACCGAAGCGGCAGATGCCGCAGACACCGAAGCGGCAGACACCGAAGCCGAAGAGGCCGAGGCCCAAGAGCCAGCGGCCCAAGCGCAGGCTTCGGAGCCTGACGCGGAGGACACCACCGCGCCGAAGGCGGCGGAAGAGGATACTTCCGGTGGTGCTGACGACCAGGATGCCGACCGGGATGATCACCAGGATGGCGACCAGGCACCGCCCGTTCCCAGTGCGCAGACGTCGGACAGCACCGGCTCGACACGGCAGGGCTGGCGGGCTCGGTTACGTAACCGGCGACAGCGGTCGGGACGGTAG
- a CDS encoding DUF2752 domain-containing protein — translation MEPDRPATASGARGKHARRLRHLYGAAGSAVLLAGALGYVGVVDPHRSHSLYPQCPFKLLTGWNCPACGGLRMTHDLLHGDVAAAINDNVFVVLLLAGIPMIAGWMLLRRRNGQSWLPAPAIITLAVATVVWTVLRNLPGFPLVPTVLGG, via the coding sequence ATGGAACCTGATCGGCCCGCCACAGCATCGGGGGCGCGCGGTAAGCACGCTCGGCGGCTTCGTCATCTCTACGGCGCCGCGGGCTCGGCCGTGCTGTTGGCCGGCGCATTGGGCTACGTCGGCGTGGTCGATCCGCACCGCAGCCACTCGCTGTACCCGCAATGTCCGTTCAAGTTGCTCACCGGCTGGAATTGCCCCGCGTGCGGTGGACTGCGGATGACGCATGACCTGCTGCACGGTGATGTCGCGGCCGCCATCAATGACAATGTTTTCGTGGTTCTCTTGTTGGCCGGCATCCCCATGATTGCCGGTTGGATGCTGCTGCGCCGCCGTAATGGCCAGTCGTGGCTGCCCGCGCCCGCGATCATCACCCTTGCGGTGGCGACGGTGGTGTGGACCGTGCTGCGAAATCTGCCTGGTTTCCCGTTGGTGCCAACCGTTCTGGGCGGTTGA
- a CDS encoding cutinase family protein gives MDTYRAVIASPVVRILGPAIVTAWGISASVLPGFVVPAASAEPCPDVEVVFARGTGEAPGVGPTGQAFVDSLRSRLGGKTFGVYPVNYPASDQWDTGIDGIRDASAHVVSMAGSCPQTKMVLGGYSQGAAVMGFVTSAAVPDGVDPASVPKPLAPEVADHVAAVVLFGLPNHRAMDFLGQPPVAIGPAYQAKTIKVCEPEDPVCSDGLNFAAHDAYAGDGLVVEQGVAFAASRLSAAPGGPGPLSGFGN, from the coding sequence ATGGACACCTACCGCGCCGTGATTGCTTCTCCCGTCGTCCGAATCCTTGGTCCCGCAATTGTCACCGCGTGGGGTATCAGCGCCTCCGTCCTTCCCGGGTTTGTGGTCCCGGCGGCGTCCGCCGAGCCCTGCCCCGACGTCGAGGTGGTGTTCGCCCGGGGTACCGGTGAGGCTCCGGGTGTCGGCCCCACGGGGCAGGCATTTGTCGACTCCTTGCGCTCGCGACTCGGCGGCAAGACGTTCGGCGTATATCCGGTCAACTACCCGGCCAGTGACCAGTGGGATACCGGGATCGACGGTATCCGAGACGCTAGTGCTCATGTCGTTTCCATGGCGGGCAGCTGCCCCCAGACGAAAATGGTCCTCGGCGGATATTCGCAGGGAGCGGCGGTGATGGGCTTTGTCACCTCGGCCGCGGTGCCGGATGGTGTCGATCCCGCCAGCGTGCCCAAGCCGTTGGCGCCCGAGGTGGCTGATCACGTCGCCGCGGTGGTGTTGTTCGGGTTGCCGAACCACCGGGCGATGGACTTCCTCGGCCAGCCCCCGGTCGCTATCGGTCCCGCGTATCAGGCCAAGACAATCAAGGTATGCGAACCGGAGGATCCGGTTTGCTCCGACGGCCTGAACTTCGCCGCCCATGACGCGTACGCAGGCGACGGGCTGGTGGTGGAGCAGGGGGTGGCCTTTGCCGCCAGTCGGCTTAGCGCGGCTCCTGGCGGCCCGGGCCCGCTTTCGGGCTTCGGCAACTGA
- the pyk gene encoding pyruvate kinase, which translates to MTRRGKIVCTLGPATQSDDMVRALVEAGMDVARMNFSHGDYADHEAAYKRVRAASDATGRAVGLLADLQGPKIRLGRFASGPTYWADGETVRITVGDCDGCHDRVSTTYKRLAQDATAGDRVLVDDGKVGLVVDHVDGDDVVCTVVEGGPVSNNKGISLPGMSVSAPALSEKDIEDLTFALNLGIDMVALSFVRSPSDVELVHEVMDRIGRRVPVIAKLEKPEAIDNLEAIVLAFDAVMVARGDLGVELPLEEVPLVQKRAIQMARENAKPVIVATQMLDSMIENSRPTRAEASDVANAVLDGADALMLSGETSVGKYPLLAVRTMSRIICAVEENSTAAPPLTHVPRTKRGVISYAARDIGERLDAKALVAFTQSGDTVRRLARLHTPLPLLAFTAWPEVRSQLAMTWGTETFIVPKMESTDGMIRQVDKSLLELGRYKRGDLVVIVAGAPPGTVGSTNLIHVHRIGEDDV; encoded by the coding sequence GTGACAAGACGCGGGAAGATCGTCTGCACTCTCGGGCCGGCCACCCAATCGGACGACATGGTCAGAGCGCTGGTCGAAGCCGGAATGGACGTCGCCCGAATGAACTTCAGCCACGGCGACTACGCCGATCACGAGGCCGCCTACAAACGAGTGCGGGCAGCCTCGGATGCCACCGGGCGTGCCGTTGGCCTGCTCGCCGACCTACAAGGCCCGAAGATCAGGTTGGGGCGCTTCGCGAGCGGGCCAACCTATTGGGCTGATGGTGAAACGGTCCGGATCACCGTCGGAGACTGCGACGGCTGCCACGACCGGGTGTCCACCACCTACAAGAGGTTGGCTCAGGACGCCACAGCCGGTGACCGCGTGCTGGTCGACGACGGCAAAGTCGGGTTGGTGGTCGATCACGTCGACGGCGACGACGTGGTGTGCACTGTCGTCGAGGGCGGCCCGGTCAGTAACAACAAGGGAATCTCCCTGCCCGGCATGAGTGTTTCCGCTCCCGCGTTGTCGGAGAAGGACATCGAGGACCTGACATTCGCGCTGAACCTGGGCATCGACATGGTGGCGCTCTCCTTCGTGCGCTCGCCCTCTGATGTCGAACTCGTCCACGAGGTGATGGACCGGATCGGCCGGCGGGTGCCGGTGATCGCCAAGTTGGAAAAGCCCGAAGCCATCGACAACCTCGAGGCCATCGTGCTGGCCTTCGACGCCGTCATGGTGGCGCGTGGTGATCTCGGGGTCGAGCTGCCGCTGGAAGAGGTTCCGCTGGTGCAGAAGCGAGCCATCCAGATGGCGCGGGAGAACGCCAAGCCGGTGATCGTGGCGACCCAGATGCTGGACTCGATGATCGAGAACTCGCGGCCGACCCGCGCCGAGGCCTCCGACGTCGCCAACGCGGTGCTCGACGGCGCCGACGCGCTGATGCTGTCCGGTGAAACGTCGGTCGGCAAGTATCCGCTGTTGGCGGTGCGGACCATGTCGCGGATCATCTGTGCGGTCGAAGAGAATTCGACTGCGGCCCCGCCGCTGACGCATGTGCCGCGCACCAAGCGGGGCGTGATCTCCTACGCCGCCCGCGACATCGGCGAGCGACTGGACGCCAAGGCCCTGGTCGCTTTCACCCAATCCGGCGACACGGTGCGACGGCTGGCCCGCCTGCACACCCCGCTGCCGCTGCTGGCCTTCACCGCCTGGCCCGAGGTGCGCAGCCAGCTCGCGATGACCTGGGGCACCGAGACATTCATCGTTCCGAAGATGGAGTCCACCGACGGCATGATCCGCCAGGTCGACAAGTCGCTGCTGGAACTCGGGCGCTACAAACGGGGCGACTTGGTGGTCATCGTCGCGGGTGCGCCTCCGGGCACGGTCGGTTCCACCAACCTGATCCACGTGCACCGGATCGGTGAGGACGACGTTTAG
- a CDS encoding acyl-CoA thioesterase II — MSDFDELLAVLDLRRVADDRFIGSHPSKNPMRTFGGLLVAQSFVASTRTLTREELPPSALSVHFINGGDTTKDIEFHVVRLRDERRFANRRVDAVQDGTLLSSAMISYMSGGPGLEHAVDPPEVDEPHTRPPIGELLRGYEATVPHFVNALQPIEWRYTNDPSWVMREKGDRLPYNRVWLKALGAMPDDPVLHTATMLYSSDTTVLDSVITTHGLSWGFDRIFAASANHSVWFHRQVDFDDWVLYSTSSPVAADSRGLGTGHFFDRGGRLIATVVQEGVLKYFPAARR, encoded by the coding sequence TTGTCCGACTTTGACGAACTGCTGGCGGTGCTGGATCTCCGCCGGGTCGCCGACGACCGGTTCATCGGATCTCATCCCAGCAAGAACCCGATGCGCACCTTCGGCGGGTTGCTGGTGGCGCAGTCGTTCGTCGCCAGCACCCGCACGTTGACCCGCGAAGAGCTACCGCCCAGCGCGCTCTCGGTGCATTTCATCAACGGGGGTGACACCACCAAGGACATCGAATTCCATGTGGTGCGGTTGCGCGACGAGCGGCGGTTCGCCAACCGGCGCGTCGACGCGGTACAGGACGGCACGTTGCTGTCTTCGGCGATGATCTCCTACATGTCCGGCGGTCCCGGGCTCGAGCACGCCGTGGATCCGCCGGAGGTGGACGAGCCGCACACCCGGCCACCCATCGGCGAGCTGTTGCGCGGCTACGAGGCCACCGTCCCGCACTTCGTCAACGCGTTGCAACCGATCGAGTGGCGCTATACCAATGATCCGTCCTGGGTGATGCGGGAGAAGGGCGATCGGCTTCCTTACAACCGGGTCTGGCTCAAGGCGCTGGGCGCGATGCCCGACGACCCGGTGCTGCACACCGCGACGATGCTGTATTCCTCAGACACCACGGTGTTGGACTCGGTGATCACCACCCATGGGCTGTCGTGGGGCTTCGACCGGATTTTCGCCGCCTCCGCCAACCACTCGGTGTGGTTTCATCGGCAGGTCGACTTCGACGACTGGGTCCTGTATTCGACCTCGTCGCCGGTGGCCGCGGATTCGCGCGGGCTGGGTACGGGTCATTTCTTCGACCGCGGCGGGCGACTCATCGCGACCGTGGTGCAGGAGGGCGTCCTGAAATACTTTCCCGCGGCCCGCCGATAG